AGGCTTGTTTTGTACATATGtctactttttaatattttgagtttgaaCTAGGAATAATGTGAATGCTTGAATGCTTGTCGACAAGTATATAAGTAAGGCTGTTGGGAGAGgggcatatatatacatatttgatGTATTGAATGTGTAATGGTTGAACCAATGTGTTGAGAATGTTTGGATATGTGATGCTTGAGTATAGATGTTATCCTAAGTGGTAGTGATTTTGGAACCTTAAATGGTGTTAAACTTAATTAGTAAATGAGTTGTGTATTAAATGTGCACTTTGGCATTTTTGTCAAGTAAAGGTAGAAGCTTAAATAACATGTTGGTTATGTGTagattgaatttgaaatgttaagAGGTTTGGTATGCCTTGTTTGAGTGATTggtgaatatatataagttattaagtcTACCAAAATGTTCATTATATATGGAATAGCTTGTATGGTTTTGTGGTTGGTTAAAAGGATGAATCAACATGTGTTTAGATTGGTGATTggtgaatatatataagttattaagtcTACCAAAATGTTCATTATATATGGAATAGCTTGTATAGTTTTGTGGTTGGTTAAAAGGATGAATCAACATGTGTTTAGATTGGTTTTATGCAGGTTTGAATGGTCAAATGTGCATCATTTGAGCCATTAGATTGGTTTAGCATGAATTAGATACTTAATGGCATATTCTTGCACCACACGGGCTGGCATAcgaccatgtgtcacacacgagcTGACAACACACTCATGTGAGTACTGTAGACTTGGTAACTTTTGTTCCATACTGCCTTAGTTAGTTACACGGCCCAATTGCACGACCATGTGACTTTTGGTAGAATTGGTGTTTTACCCACGTGGTCACAttgagttacacggtctaggCACACGGTTGTGTTACCCCTGTTTTACACTTGCCattcttttttgtaaaaatttcaaaatagtccCCTTTTGATTTCGGATCAACTCTAGAGATTTCGTAAGCtcaattttgacttgtttttatttgtaaagCATGATTTGTGTGTATGTATGAGATTCTTAAAcgtttaaattgatattttgatttaagatTTGCATGCAACTATTTCGTCGTTTGTTGTAGCATCATATAACTCGGGTCTGACAATTAGaatgggtatagggtgttacaatatattttatacttaaatattttatttaaattctttcaATATCGAGAAAACCTTTAGAGTTGATCGAGTAGTTCGATGTTTAAACAATCTAACTGTCTCATTTTACTAAAGGGTAAACTATgacattagtcactaaattataggtaaatttttgttttgatcacctaactaaaaaaaaagttacaatttgatcacggaactattcgaaagttttcatctaaatcactaaactatttaaaaatatatatttaagtcattggactattttttttaaagttctgCCAGTGAGCTCTATGTGACGATTTGACAATCGATATAATGGATCAGTATCCATTGATAAGTAGAAGAGCATATGTTAGATCCAAATCAATCTAACGGTCAATGTTGAAGATCGACGAAAAAAACTGTTTGAAATTTAGTTCGCAGATTCGTGattttcaaagttgtttcatgaaaaaaattaaactatagaaaaaaaatgaaggtttTTGATTAGTACATGCAGTGTGAGCAGAGAAAGTCATATAGTATCGACTTTAACAatttaatgacttaaatgaaaactttaaaaatattttagtgaccaaattgttacttcttttaattaaatgatcaaaacaaaaacttacccataatttaaaaactaatggtttaattaaactttcactAAATCAGGGGCCCATTGCAGAGACATTGGGTCCATTTTTGTCAATCAAAGAACTGGGGATTATTCCAGCGCCCAATTCAATGGGTGTACATTGTTACAATTGCatgaattgaacaaaaatttgattcgattttaTCATCAGTAAAATGTGTTTATGGATGGATAGTAAAATCAGAAAGTCAACCATTGGGACGGATAGTAAAATCAACTCCAATAAAACATAACTATTAAAaactttatattaaaataagttaattatatttatatttataatgtatattaaatagtaataaaaataactaatcaAAACCCATTAAGTAATAACAAAAGACTTATGTtgaaataaaatccaaattgacatcaaatttcgagttcaatTCTTGCATATGAGATGATATTCTAGAAACCCTTTTAATACatcatatttaaaaacaaaggaATATATCCATGTCCAACACACCTAAGTTCGAGTAAGGAGTAACATAGTTGTACAACACTACACTTTACGCACTTTATAACTACTTGAAACAGATCTAAAATTGATTCAATATCCATAAAACTACATATTTCCAACTCATTCTGCTGAGTTTAGCTTTCTCTTGAGAACTAGCAATCTTACCTGTATCATTGCCCCGATAAACTTCAAGAACCTCCATGACGAGAGTATAGAACAGACCGATAGATGGTGGCAACATGGAGAAAACCGACAAGTGCTATAAGAAGATCATCCAAAAGGCCGACTACCCCCAAGATAGCTGTGATTTGACTCCAAGCATTTACAATATCAAGCAACGTTTGTTACCAAATGAATTTCTCAAGATAATTCAAGTGACATACCTTCAGGAATAATATCTATGGGGCTGAATACGTAGATGGCACTTAAGAACATCTGTGCACAAAGTAAATTGATAAAAGAGAATTAGTTTCCATAAATGGCCGAGGCAATGAACTGAAACATAAGTAGAACAAATTGTTCATTTTCCTctaaaagatataatttaatGGCAACATAATGTTTATGTCGTAACAAATTCAATTACAACCTTTTGATGCTTGAAAATCGCATTAGGCATAAATGAAGGCATTCAAGTGGTAGAGCTTGATCCAACTCGACCTTGTTTATTATACTGTGGTCAAGCTTAAGTCCAAATCTAGGCTCATTTAGAAAATTAAGCATTAGTACGAAGCTACCATATCGTTAAATAGTCTCCAATTACAGGTATTTGATATAGGAGTATCAGAACACCCTGACTCCCTTctcattcaatattttaaatttgcgGAGTCAGCTAAAAAGAATATAGAAATAGGATACAGAGACATGTAGAAACTAAACATTCACAAATGCTCCATGGCCATGCTTACAAGCATAAAGCCACAGATTCTGCAATAAATCTAAGACATCTGGTAATtcaaggggaaaaaaaaaaaaactaaaaacaaaaggctccatagaaatcaataaaaaatatcatcatatgaAAGCACAAAAAAacagagagagaaaaaaagaagagtaaTTCTCCAATGAATGTAGATGTGATGAGGTAAACCAACTTAACTGCAAGATATATACGAGCTCTGATAACAAGAGGAAGAGTTCTTTGAGGATCTGTTATTTCTCGTAACAATCTGCGAAGCAGAAAAGGAAGGTCTTGCAGTCTCTGCACACAATAAACCCGGAATCAGATATCAGATTAGAGTAGCTCTGCAGAAAAGTCAAAAACATTGGATGTCTTAACAACTGTCTACAAATTTTGCACTGATAGGTCAGTCCTAGGACAAATGAGTATgatgcatataaattataagcgCAAGAGAATGTTAACACCAAGAAAGTTTGAGTGGCTAGGTTATGTACAGATTACTGGAAACAAACTTAAAGTTTAAACATGCAGATCTGATAAGTGAAACAAATAAGTTACACCAGAAGTTTTCATGACATTCCTTGCATAGGCCAGAAAGACCCATTCATCCAGTcctcattttatgtttatttatgttaGGGACTACCAGTTTGATCATCCTCGCAagtttactttaattttgaaagttaagaTTATTACTGTATACCACAGTGTTATCAATTATGAGCAATGTAGTCACATCTAGTTCTTACTTCAAGTCAAAACAATAGTGacactttaaaaaaaaggaagaaagaaatccTTATTATCCAGAAATTTGATACCTTCTATTCCTTGATCAAGAGCATATTTGaatgaaatcaaattaaaagaaatagtcAAAGATTTTTTAATCAATGTATACAATTAGCTTAGGACTCTAATTACAGAAGAGATGAGTAAACAGTTCTACACACTTGTAAGGACCTTGagcaagaaagaaagaagatggaaaaagaaaaagagtgaaTAACATTCTGTTAAGTAAATACACAAATTGGAATAAGGCTATGTCACAGAATAAAGCTTGTTAAGTTGCAAAGCAATTCAATAGAAGCAAACATGCACATACCTGAATGAGACCATTGGATTGTCCACCAAAGTAACGGTTGTATTTTTCAACCTTTTCCAGAATCTCAGCAACTGCTGGATTATGACGCTCCCTTAATGAGGCCTCACCAGGAACTAACAAAGTAATCTGACGCCGACACAGAGGGCATTTACAAGTTTGAAATGGGGATCCATGTTGCCAAACAAGCATAATACAGTTACCTAAATAATAAAAGGGAAACAGGTATAAGTATTTCATCACAAAACAATGATTACAAGATACAATCACGAAGTCCAAATTTAAGCAATCCTACAGTCCTAACAACATGGCTTAATTAATGTCATAACTACAGAAAATAAAGGCTTAAAAGCAATGTTACTCCAactcttcattcttttcgaAATACCCTTGTACAATGCATATCCAGACATGGGTATGGGGATATGATCTTCCAAAGATCCTCCGAACACATGGAAAAACTTAGAAATATTGAACATACACTTGTACTCAACACACTCGATTCTTAGTAACATAGCTTAAAAGTTTGTAACTCAAGTAAAAGGAAGGTTTATTATGTATTGGAATTGATTTCATTGCGGATGGAGATTGAAAGAGTAGTTGGAAAGCAAAGGTTTATCATATATTGAAGCCATTTTAGGATCTGAGTCAGGGCAGCTGAATCCATCCCTACCTCACTAATTCGAagaattttgactattttcatCTCATTTCAATTGTCCATTTTGCCAACTAATTCAAGCAAATACCGAAGGAACTCTCTAATCCTACGAAccctaattttaatttgattttcttaaCTCTTGTTTAGCTTTTATCTGTCTCCTAACAGCATCAAATAAATGGCCATCaacagtttcaaaaaaaaaaaaaccatacaCCTGGtgtagataaaataaaattcaaattgaacaTGTGAAAAAAAGGAAGGTGAAAAGAAAGGCACCGCAGAACCAATGAGAACAATTGGCTTGGCAAGGAACGTTAAAGTATCCATGGCAAATAGAGCAGCAGTCGTTGGGCGGAGGCCCCTCCATTGTCTTTGCCTCTCTCAATTCTGAATTCTAAATTCTGATTCCTTAACATCATCAACTACTGGAACCGGGTTTGGTATAAAAACAAGCAATGGAGTCTCCGTAAAAATCTGGGCCGTAGCCGTACCATTCGCTGAGCCCAATCAATTTCTTAATCACCAAGTATTCGCTTACTTAATACATTTCTCTCGGcccaatttgataaaaatgctgatttttaaaaatgtttaggGTTTTGAGCTGATTTCTAATATATTTAGGAAAATAGGTCGATTATGTAGAGAGAAATAGAAAACACGCTGACTTTTTGATGCATGTACGTTTTTTCCCAAAGCGAGTTCGCCACCAACTGTAGCAGcacattttctaaaatttgtccCTTTTTAATGCATTTACCCCATCGAACCCGgacaatttgataaaaatgttagtttaaaaaaaaaagttttagacCAATTTCTGGGatatttagggaaataggtcAATTTTAGAGAGATGCATTTTCACTAACGTTCAGTAAAAACACGTGcttaatttttactaacatgAGAATAAATGTGAATATGAGAGGAATCGAATCTGAGACTCAAAGATAAAaacactaacatttaaccatctAACCAAATGAAATAATGTGTCAAAAAATTAGAAAGCATGCATTGT
This sequence is a window from Gossypium raimondii isolate GPD5lz chromosome 5, ASM2569854v1, whole genome shotgun sequence. Protein-coding genes within it:
- the LOC105770653 gene encoding uncharacterized protein LOC105770653, encoding MEGPPPNDCCSICHGYFNVPCQANCSHWFCGNCIMLVWQHGSPFQTCKCPLCRRQITLLVPGEASLRERHNPAVAEILEKVEKYNRYFGGQSNGLIQRLQDLPFLLRRLLREITDPQRTLPLVIRARIYLAMFLSAIYVFSPIDIIPEAILGVVGLLDDLLIALVGFLHVATIYRSVLYSRHGGS